The Pseudofrankia inefficax genome window below encodes:
- a CDS encoding helix-turn-helix domain-containing protein: MRGAGDRLTIGERIAFYRRRRGLTQAVLAGLVGRSEDWLSKVERGEREIRRVDLLAEVAKALRVTLGDLLGQPILSEEAFQGDDVPAVRDALMSPRRLSRVLFSAPEDPPIIDLQPVVRAVEAGWADYQRGRIGRVVAALPGLIGTAQHLEDAAPGAGLDYEHGAWAASARTHHLASTTLSKLGEADLSWIAAERAMQAADHSDDPLVLASAARAGTHALLELGRFEDAVNLGKTASAWLRVQLDQGDPAALSLYGMLHLRTAVAAARKQDRSTATELLGVAARAAEQLGYDGNHWQTGFGPTNVELHRLSAALDLGDVTTVVEQGQVVQAESMPVERRVSHRIDVARALHMMARDDDALTTLLDAEREAPSLVRHHPAVRETVKTMARRAPVTGGRSSALLALAARCRAV; the protein is encoded by the coding sequence ATGAGAGGGGCCGGAGATCGGTTGACGATCGGTGAGCGGATTGCGTTCTACCGGCGTCGTCGGGGCCTGACACAGGCCGTCCTCGCGGGTCTCGTGGGTCGGTCGGAGGACTGGCTTAGCAAGGTCGAGCGAGGAGAACGGGAGATCCGCCGCGTCGATCTTCTAGCTGAGGTAGCGAAGGCGCTCCGCGTGACCTTGGGTGATCTCCTCGGGCAGCCGATCCTCTCCGAAGAGGCTTTCCAGGGGGACGACGTCCCGGCCGTGAGGGATGCGCTTATGAGCCCGCGTCGTCTCTCGCGGGTTCTGTTTTCCGCCCCGGAAGATCCTCCGATCATCGATCTGCAACCAGTCGTACGAGCAGTTGAGGCGGGTTGGGCCGACTATCAGCGGGGACGGATCGGCCGCGTTGTCGCGGCTCTGCCGGGGCTGATTGGGACGGCGCAGCACCTGGAGGACGCAGCACCGGGCGCGGGTCTCGACTACGAACACGGTGCGTGGGCGGCCTCGGCTCGGACGCACCATCTGGCGTCGACGACGCTGAGCAAACTGGGCGAGGCAGATTTGAGCTGGATCGCGGCCGAACGCGCGATGCAGGCGGCCGATCACTCTGACGATCCGCTGGTTTTGGCCTCTGCGGCGCGGGCTGGCACCCATGCACTCCTGGAGCTGGGTCGCTTCGAGGACGCGGTGAACCTCGGAAAGACCGCGTCAGCCTGGCTGCGCGTGCAACTGGACCAGGGCGATCCGGCCGCACTGAGCCTGTACGGCATGTTGCACCTTCGGACGGCAGTCGCGGCGGCGCGGAAACAGGACCGCTCGACGGCGACCGAGCTGCTCGGCGTCGCGGCTCGCGCGGCTGAGCAGCTTGGGTACGACGGCAACCACTGGCAGACGGGCTTTGGACCGACCAACGTCGAACTCCACCGGCTGTCGGCGGCTCTGGATCTCGGGGACGTCACGACGGTGGTTGAGCAGGGCCAGGTAGTCCAAGCGGAGAGCATGCCCGTCGAGCGGCGGGTGTCACACCGCATCGACGTAGCCCGTGCGCTGCACATGATGGCGCGCGACGACGACGCTCTGACTACGCTGCTCGACGCCGAACGCGAGGCTCCTTCCCTTGTCCGGCACCATCCGGCGGTGCGGGAGACGGTGAAGACCATGGCTCGGCGTGCCCCGGTTACCGGGGGGCGATCGTCGGCCCTGCTTGCGCTCGCAGCGCGGTGCAGGGCGGTGTAG
- a CDS encoding toll/interleukin-1 receptor domain-containing protein has product MDTDFLILYAPSGERWAKWIAWQLEENGYSTHLDAWDGVAGSSVVGRLQHALRGTRRTIALLSDDFVLSAEAQRHWGPVWLADPVGSHRTLIPIRISSCDPLGLWADLRSFDLFELSESVARSRLLEGVRAALSGRAKPGAPPPFPGRRLSESSVIETGAPLVEAVSGGDGELDEGSDAPVVAVDKLELVGLSSDPVRRPVAFATIRDVMLLSAAVGVFAGWWLQTRQITPVALSSFAGFFVMAILFMSFRSLSIFFGWSFGGTTKEDLKRRKAEMRRMRQERAASATAISIRRK; this is encoded by the coding sequence GTGGATACAGACTTCCTGATCTTGTATGCGCCTTCAGGTGAGCGTTGGGCGAAGTGGATTGCCTGGCAGCTTGAAGAGAATGGTTACAGTACTCATCTGGATGCTTGGGACGGTGTCGCCGGATCAAGTGTGGTCGGTCGGCTCCAACATGCGCTCCGTGGAACTCGTCGTACCATCGCTCTGCTGTCTGATGACTTCGTTCTATCTGCCGAGGCTCAGAGGCATTGGGGGCCGGTCTGGCTGGCTGATCCGGTTGGCTCTCATCGGACTCTGATTCCGATTCGCATCAGCTCTTGTGACCCGCTCGGGCTATGGGCGGATCTTCGCAGTTTCGATCTTTTCGAGCTGTCGGAGAGTGTGGCGCGGAGTAGGTTGTTGGAAGGCGTTCGGGCCGCACTGTCGGGACGTGCCAAGCCTGGGGCGCCGCCTCCGTTTCCTGGTCGACGACTGTCGGAATCTAGTGTCATAGAGACTGGTGCGCCGCTGGTAGAGGCGGTGAGTGGCGGAGATGGTGAGTTAGATGAGGGCTCCGATGCGCCGGTCGTCGCAGTCGACAAACTGGAATTGGTCGGTCTTTCGTCAGACCCTGTGCGTCGCCCGGTGGCGTTCGCCACGATACGTGATGTCATGCTACTGTCGGCCGCCGTCGGTGTTTTTGCCGGGTGGTGGCTTCAAACTAGGCAGATCACGCCGGTCGCGCTTTCCAGCTTTGCCGGGTTCTTCGTGATGGCGATTCTATTCATGTCTTTTAGGTCGCTATCTATATTTTTCGGTTGGTCCTTTGGGGGAACCACGAAGGAGGATCTGAAGCGACGTAAGGCAGAGATGCGGCGCATGCGACAAGAGCGTGCAGCAAGCGCCACCGCCATTTCGATCCGCCGAAAGTGA
- a CDS encoding IS110 family transposase, with protein MERVWAGVDIGKEHHHVVVIDADGARMLSRRVANDEPTLLDLLGQVTALAERVHWAVDLSTGGAALLLGLLVAHGQQVFYLSGNQVSRAAGGYRGEGKTDAKDAAIIADQVRMRRDLAPMRVDDELIVELRMLVARRRDLAGDRVRLVNRLHEHLLGISPALERVLNLTNRGPLVLLTHVQTPAAIRQLGPAGLEQWLRSQKVRGAAALAATVTAAANSQRTTLPGEQLAAQLVADMAKGVMSLDEQIAQTDTLIEGRFHRHRHAAALLSMPGIGVLLGAEFLAATGGDMAAFTSADHLAGYAGLAPAPRDSGRISGNLHRPRRYHRGLQRVFYTSALVSIRYNDQSRTFYDRKRSEGKRHTQAVLALARRRVNVIWALLRDNRCYQPAPPPLIAAAA; from the coding sequence GTGGAGCGTGTGTGGGCCGGGGTGGACATCGGCAAGGAGCACCACCATGTGGTGGTGATCGACGCCGACGGCGCCCGAATGCTGTCGCGCCGGGTAGCCAACGACGAGCCGACGCTGCTGGATCTACTCGGCCAGGTCACCGCGTTGGCCGAGCGGGTGCACTGGGCCGTCGACCTCAGCACAGGCGGAGCCGCGTTACTGCTGGGGCTGCTGGTCGCACACGGACAGCAGGTGTTCTACCTGTCCGGCAATCAGGTCAGCCGGGCGGCCGGCGGCTACCGGGGCGAAGGCAAGACCGACGCGAAAGACGCCGCGATCATCGCCGACCAGGTCCGCATGCGCCGGGACCTGGCCCCGATGCGCGTCGACGACGAACTGATCGTCGAGCTGCGGATGCTGGTCGCCCGCCGCCGCGACCTCGCCGGCGACCGGGTTCGCCTGGTCAACAGGCTGCACGAGCACCTGCTGGGCATCAGCCCCGCCCTCGAACGCGTCCTGAACCTGACCAACCGCGGACCGCTGGTCCTGCTCACCCACGTCCAGACCCCGGCCGCCATCCGCCAGCTCGGCCCGGCCGGGCTCGAACAGTGGCTGCGGTCGCAGAAGGTTCGCGGCGCCGCCGCACTGGCCGCCACCGTCACGGCGGCAGCGAACTCCCAACGCACCACCCTGCCCGGCGAACAACTGGCCGCGCAGCTCGTCGCGGACATGGCGAAGGGGGTGATGTCCCTCGACGAGCAGATCGCGCAGACCGACACGCTCATCGAGGGCCGGTTTCACCGCCACCGACACGCCGCCGCCCTGCTGAGCATGCCCGGCATCGGGGTCCTACTGGGCGCGGAATTCCTAGCCGCGACCGGCGGCGACATGGCCGCGTTCACCTCCGCCGACCACCTCGCCGGCTACGCCGGCCTGGCCCCGGCCCCACGCGACTCCGGCCGGATCAGCGGCAACCTGCACCGTCCCCGCCGCTACCACCGCGGCCTGCAACGCGTCTTCTACACCTCCGCGCTGGTCAGCATCCGCTACAACGACCAGTCACGAACCTTCTACGACCGCAAACGATCCGAGGGCAAACGCCACACCCAGGCCGTCCTCGCGCTCGCCCGCCGTCGCGTCAACGTGATCTGGGCGCTCCTGCGCGACAACCGTTGCTACCAACCAGCCCCACCGCCCCTGATCGCGGCCGCAGCCTAG
- a CDS encoding SDR family oxidoreductase, with product MRAVVVGASSGLGRAIGIGLGQRGARVALLARRKDRLVDAAHEAGTGSLAIACDVTDEGSVRAAVEEAATGLGGIDAIVYATGIGVLRRLVDVDAGTWRTVFETNVIGASLVTAAAMPHLLESRGVAAYLSSITGSVTEPWPALGSYAVSKAALDKLIEAYRVEYPTLGFTRITVGNSAGGEGASGTEFINNWDPALAGAVHPLWIGRDYVHADFVDVVDLTNVVHTVLTNGAAIKSVVVDARRSTPLSLNIPAQAP from the coding sequence ATGCGAGCAGTAGTGGTCGGCGCCTCCAGCGGGTTAGGACGTGCCATCGGGATAGGCCTCGGCCAGCGCGGAGCGCGGGTGGCGCTGCTCGCGCGGCGCAAGGACCGACTGGTGGATGCGGCGCACGAGGCCGGCACGGGCTCGCTGGCGATCGCCTGCGACGTCACCGACGAGGGCTCCGTCCGCGCCGCGGTCGAGGAGGCGGCGACCGGGCTCGGCGGCATCGACGCGATCGTCTACGCGACCGGCATCGGCGTCCTGCGCCGCCTCGTCGACGTGGACGCCGGCACCTGGCGCACCGTCTTCGAGACCAACGTCATCGGTGCCTCCCTCGTCACCGCGGCCGCGATGCCCCACCTGCTCGAAAGCCGTGGGGTCGCCGCCTACCTGTCGTCCATCACCGGCTCGGTCACCGAGCCCTGGCCCGCCCTCGGCTCCTACGCGGTGAGCAAGGCCGCCCTCGACAAGCTCATCGAGGCCTACCGGGTCGAATACCCCACCCTCGGCTTCACACGTATCACCGTGGGCAACTCCGCCGGGGGCGAGGGCGCGTCCGGAACCGAGTTCATCAACAACTGGGATCCCGCGCTCGCGGGCGCCGTCCACCCGCTCTGGATCGGCCGCGACTACGTCCACGCCGACTTCGTCGACGTCGTCGATCTGACCAACGTGGTGCACACCGTCCTCACCAACGGCGCCGCGATCAAGTCCGTCGTCGTCGACGCCCGCCGCTCGACCCCACTATCCCTGAACATTCCCGCCCAGGCCCCCTGA
- the fxsT gene encoding FxSxx-COOH system tetratricopeptide repeat protein — protein MPDALSELEIRELAAAFHAPGAARQLLETAGVPRERQPGWGECSAEEFWREVATLLRSGVLADGRERVLTAARRRFPANHVFAIKKPQNGATPADDRADVGSPIPVRADDGDHARRGTRHLLARRWISRGSGFRLAAALVVAALGIGVACALLVFLPPRVGGLGAAVALIAAGGIAAGAWLIGTGASPVGPVAARADTSTSVGASLGRGIVVDRGSRLNVRNSTITFHAEASGEVVPPKVHVRMGHLPLRPAAYEDRPELSGMLDYRLGQGRSVAVCVLVGARGVGKSSLAAAHARRAAEHGWSVVAWFDARDSAGLLVAFSLLAEQLGVALDKEPEASAHAALDWLRATRQRCLLVFDNAVDPDAVRRWIPATGNVRVIITTNETDFAVLSTAAPIEVEVFTSVQAVAYLDRRTGGGVEGAAELAEDLGRLPLALAQAAPTIIDDVHEGRSYAGYRARMASVPLRELLGPVRGDAYPLGYAQAVMLAVERVEQEMAAVGPVRRVLDIVALLAGDAIPLDLVRATGVEGDAEAVDQVLRRLESISLLNRVGTGAVGMHHLTQLVLLGRGRRLSTLGGSLRDLVAALEATAPATEDAWPRRALIGQRARQLTHLLGHSEAGLASAPDLHERLLRVQAHGLELLNEVSDHALVLAHGTEVVARLADVAGTDDPAVLSARQHLGEAYRRSWREPEAAALLEQVLDARVRVSGPDHPDTVATRAALAGAYLLTGQLARAEDLFSEVVRARHAALGTRHRQALAARNDLATVKAARGDLASAIEILDEVYRDRVAALGKDDSDTIDTRLSLMSVSLRAGEIDRATVLAEQVVADRRRVRGVDHPETLAARRNLAFVYVSDGRVNEAMLLMEEVLRGYQRVHGDDHHETLFARIYLADVYEAAGRDGEAVARNERTLPLARAAFGEDHFLVQACASRLAAAYLKRGSYQEAIALHTNIAAEQRGARGDDDSKVVNSRTVLARSLRSVGRIGEAVDLFRSIVADLAATVGPDHPDALSVRGELADALLEARAEEAAVGLYEDVVRARRRVQGDDHPDTLRDRAGLADAYRQTWRRNEAVAAFEEVVADWARLRGPEHPSTIGARKSLADAYAAIGRRDDAANELEQVFEARTRLLGDDHPRTLTTMGALAQALAHTGRHDRVIPLLTAAAAGFARVSGRAHIDTLTARRALADAYLALGETQRGLALHVQAAEDARQDFSRTTLVDVGLDLSLSLARLKAGQLTGTTESLERGVDTAERELGADHHSTLLLRDAVAAQYLDLDDITAAIRVHEESLARRRARFGDTHRSVLDNRFRLAKAYLRAGRNKEAVAAFADLAKVVTSSRPNRDRRDAAMLLASVRRGLAEAHLHNGDYDQAVRLAAESVAEARRAVGADNEIVFEGRALHADALAAAGRTDEAIAAYEGLITDLGRTLNGSRAEALGYQVRLAWLQHSAAHFERSAALLTEVIAVSAEIWGERHPQTLRARSLYAQATGAQAAGADPRDERGVAEAVDRLRDVNATQREALGPDHPDGLDSRYALQTLLRLAGRQFEALAVLEDLAGDQRRVRGEGHRSTLQTRGDQAEAHFDAGHHDQAIALQERLVADERDLLTAGDELLVLHRASLTRMYVLAGRHSEARTLAASVDADLDGDRNQSMWRVIQQQMASIALHKRLSTDDPTDDDLSALIAVHGSDDPTVLRFRYRLAIAHGTAGDPARAATEFTEIVGDFTKVFGADHEDTLFTRSYQAYWRAEAGDPAGSIVALERLMTDVRRVLGDEHTLQLSSRILLAKLRGRTGGDPAATAAEFAVLVPLARVRWGPDHPDTLATAEGLARWRGEAGDPAGAIAVAADLLSRRMVTLGPDHPATLSVRVMLARWQGEAGDPVGALLAIESVLVELVRVLGPAHRLTATARVIRARWLRETGDAAGAATELLALIPLHTDLFGPDHEEVWTIQHNAALWHLEVDDAERAILIGTELLASKERALGPSHRSTLESLGELAAWHGHAGRPRQAAAELAELLPVVIDALGPEDEITYAVRGAYARWCGEAGDTAIAMLTELLPEIQRALGPDHYRTRAVAERLEEFQGRADQPADA, from the coding sequence ATGCCGGATGCACTGAGCGAGCTGGAGATCAGGGAGCTCGCCGCGGCGTTCCATGCCCCGGGTGCGGCCCGTCAGCTTCTCGAGACGGCCGGCGTTCCCCGCGAGCGGCAGCCTGGTTGGGGGGAGTGCAGCGCGGAGGAGTTCTGGCGCGAGGTCGCGACGCTGCTGCGCTCGGGTGTTCTGGCGGACGGCCGTGAGCGCGTCCTGACTGCTGCCCGCCGCAGGTTTCCCGCGAATCACGTGTTCGCGATTAAGAAGCCCCAGAACGGGGCGACGCCAGCCGACGACCGCGCGGACGTCGGCTCGCCAATCCCGGTACGGGCCGACGACGGAGACCACGCTCGCCGAGGGACGCGGCACCTTCTGGCCCGAAGGTGGATATCGCGTGGGAGTGGTTTTCGACTCGCCGCGGCACTTGTCGTGGCGGCGCTCGGTATCGGTGTGGCGTGTGCGCTACTCGTCTTCCTGCCACCGCGCGTCGGCGGCCTCGGGGCCGCGGTGGCGCTGATCGCGGCCGGCGGGATCGCCGCCGGCGCTTGGCTGATCGGAACCGGCGCCTCACCCGTGGGGCCGGTCGCGGCGAGGGCCGACACGTCGACCTCGGTCGGCGCCAGCCTGGGCCGCGGGATCGTCGTCGACCGGGGAAGCCGGCTGAACGTCAGGAACTCGACGATCACCTTCCACGCCGAGGCGAGTGGCGAGGTGGTGCCCCCAAAAGTCCATGTGCGGATGGGCCACCTTCCCCTTAGGCCCGCCGCGTACGAAGACCGTCCAGAGCTCAGCGGGATGCTCGACTATCGACTCGGCCAGGGCAGGTCGGTCGCAGTCTGCGTACTGGTCGGCGCGCGCGGCGTCGGCAAAAGCAGCCTGGCTGCGGCGCACGCCCGGCGAGCCGCCGAGCATGGCTGGTCGGTGGTGGCCTGGTTCGACGCGCGGGACTCCGCCGGCCTGCTTGTGGCGTTCAGCCTGCTCGCGGAGCAGCTCGGTGTCGCACTCGACAAGGAGCCGGAGGCATCCGCGCACGCTGCGTTGGACTGGCTGCGTGCCACTCGCCAGCGCTGCCTGCTCGTGTTCGACAACGCCGTCGACCCAGACGCGGTCCGCCGCTGGATTCCGGCCACCGGCAATGTGCGCGTGATCATCACCACGAATGAAACCGACTTCGCCGTTCTCAGCACGGCCGCGCCGATCGAGGTCGAGGTGTTCACGTCCGTGCAGGCGGTCGCCTACCTGGACCGGCGCACCGGCGGCGGCGTTGAGGGCGCCGCCGAGCTGGCCGAGGACCTCGGCCGGCTGCCACTGGCGCTGGCGCAGGCGGCGCCGACGATCATCGACGACGTCCATGAGGGCCGTTCCTACGCCGGATATCGCGCCCGCATGGCCTCGGTGCCGCTGCGCGAGCTGCTCGGCCCGGTGCGCGGCGACGCCTACCCCCTCGGATATGCCCAGGCTGTCATGCTGGCGGTCGAGCGCGTCGAGCAGGAGATGGCCGCCGTTGGCCCGGTGCGGCGAGTCCTCGACATTGTCGCGCTGTTGGCGGGGGACGCCATTCCTCTTGACCTGGTGCGGGCGACCGGGGTCGAAGGGGACGCGGAGGCCGTCGACCAGGTGTTGCGGCGCCTCGAGTCGATCAGCCTGCTGAACCGCGTCGGGACCGGTGCCGTCGGCATGCACCATCTGACCCAGTTGGTCCTGCTGGGCCGCGGTCGCCGGCTGAGCACGCTCGGCGGGTCCTTGCGTGACCTGGTCGCAGCGCTTGAGGCAACGGCGCCGGCGACCGAGGACGCGTGGCCGCGCCGCGCGCTCATCGGCCAGCGGGCCCGTCAGTTGACCCACCTTCTCGGGCATTCCGAGGCGGGGCTGGCGAGCGCGCCGGACCTGCACGAGCGTCTGCTGCGCGTTCAGGCGCACGGCTTGGAGCTACTCAACGAGGTCTCCGACCACGCGCTGGTGCTCGCACACGGCACCGAGGTCGTGGCGCGCCTGGCCGATGTTGCGGGCACCGACGACCCTGCGGTGCTGTCCGCGCGCCAGCATCTGGGCGAGGCCTACCGGCGGTCCTGGCGGGAGCCCGAGGCCGCCGCCCTGCTCGAACAGGTCCTCGACGCTCGCGTCCGCGTCTCGGGGCCCGACCATCCTGACACGGTGGCCACCCGGGCAGCCCTCGCCGGGGCCTATCTGCTCACCGGTCAGCTTGCCCGGGCCGAGGATCTGTTCAGCGAGGTGGTGCGCGCCCGACACGCGGCGCTCGGCACGCGGCACCGCCAGGCCTTGGCCGCGCGCAACGACCTGGCCACCGTCAAGGCCGCGCGGGGAGATCTCGCGTCGGCTATCGAGATTCTCGACGAGGTTTATCGGGACCGCGTCGCCGCGCTGGGCAAGGATGATTCCGACACCATCGACACCCGTCTTTCCCTCATGTCCGTAAGCCTGCGCGCCGGCGAGATCGACCGAGCGACGGTGCTGGCCGAGCAGGTCGTCGCTGACCGACGGCGGGTACGCGGCGTCGACCATCCCGAGACGCTGGCGGCACGGCGGAACCTGGCTTTCGTCTACGTGTCCGACGGCCGGGTGAACGAGGCGATGCTGTTGATGGAGGAGGTGCTGCGGGGGTACCAGCGCGTCCACGGCGACGATCATCATGAGACGCTGTTCGCGCGGATCTACCTCGCCGATGTCTACGAGGCCGCGGGGCGCGACGGCGAGGCCGTGGCCCGCAACGAACGCACGTTGCCTCTCGCGCGCGCTGCCTTCGGCGAAGACCACTTTCTCGTACAGGCATGTGCCAGCCGCTTGGCGGCGGCCTATCTGAAGCGCGGCTCGTATCAGGAGGCGATCGCCCTCCATACGAACATCGCGGCGGAGCAGCGTGGCGCGCGCGGCGACGACGACAGCAAGGTGGTCAACAGCCGCACCGTCCTTGCGCGTTCGCTGCGCAGCGTCGGCCGCATCGGTGAGGCCGTCGACCTGTTCCGGTCCATTGTGGCCGATCTCGCCGCCACCGTCGGACCGGATCATCCCGACGCGCTGTCCGTCCGGGGCGAGCTCGCCGACGCACTCCTCGAAGCGCGCGCCGAGGAGGCGGCGGTCGGTTTGTACGAGGACGTGGTCCGGGCACGCCGGCGCGTGCAGGGCGACGACCATCCTGACACCCTGCGCGACCGGGCCGGGCTGGCCGACGCCTACCGGCAGACCTGGCGACGCAACGAAGCCGTAGCCGCGTTCGAGGAGGTCGTTGCCGACTGGGCTCGGCTGCGCGGACCGGAGCACCCGAGCACGATCGGCGCGCGGAAAAGCCTCGCCGACGCCTACGCAGCGATAGGGCGGCGCGACGACGCGGCGAATGAGCTGGAACAGGTTTTCGAGGCGCGGACCAGACTGCTCGGCGACGACCACCCGAGGACCCTGACCACCATGGGCGCTCTCGCCCAAGCCCTCGCCCACACGGGCCGCCACGACCGGGTCATCCCATTGCTCACCGCCGCCGCTGCGGGTTTCGCGCGGGTGAGCGGCCGGGCCCACATCGACACCCTCACCGCGCGGCGGGCTCTCGCCGACGCGTACCTCGCGCTCGGCGAGACCCAGCGCGGCCTGGCGTTGCACGTTCAGGCTGCCGAGGACGCTCGGCAGGACTTCAGCAGGACCACGCTGGTCGACGTCGGGCTCGACCTCTCGCTGTCCCTCGCGCGGCTGAAGGCGGGTCAGCTGACGGGCACCACCGAGAGCCTGGAGCGCGGCGTGGACACCGCCGAGCGGGAGCTGGGCGCGGATCACCATTCCACGCTGCTGTTGCGGGACGCCGTCGCCGCGCAGTATCTCGACCTTGACGACATCACCGCGGCGATTCGGGTGCACGAGGAGAGCCTCGCCCGGAGGCGCGCCAGGTTCGGTGACACGCATCGCAGCGTCCTGGACAACAGGTTCCGGCTGGCGAAGGCCTACCTCCGCGCGGGTCGCAACAAGGAGGCCGTCGCGGCCTTCGCCGATCTGGCCAAGGTGGTGACCTCGTCGCGCCCGAACCGGGATCGCCGCGACGCGGCGATGCTGCTCGCCTCCGTCCGCAGGGGACTCGCCGAGGCCCACCTGCACAACGGCGACTACGACCAGGCCGTGCGCCTGGCGGCCGAAAGCGTGGCTGAGGCTCGCCGGGCGGTAGGGGCGGACAACGAAATCGTCTTCGAGGGGCGGGCGTTGCACGCGGACGCGCTGGCCGCCGCGGGCCGCACAGACGAGGCCATTGCCGCGTACGAGGGGTTGATCACGGATCTCGGGCGGACCCTCAACGGCAGCCGGGCCGAGGCTCTCGGCTATCAGGTCCGGCTCGCCTGGCTCCAGCACAGCGCGGCCCACTTCGAACGGAGCGCCGCGCTGCTCACCGAGGTCATCGCGGTGTCCGCCGAGATCTGGGGTGAGCGGCATCCGCAGACCCTGCGGGCCCGTTCGCTGTACGCCCAGGCCACCGGTGCCCAAGCCGCTGGCGCGGACCCCCGGGACGAGCGGGGCGTCGCCGAGGCGGTCGACCGGCTTCGGGACGTGAACGCCACGCAGCGCGAAGCGCTTGGCCCCGACCATCCCGACGGCCTCGACAGCCGCTACGCCCTGCAGACGCTGCTGCGCCTCGCGGGCCGGCAGTTCGAAGCGCTGGCGGTGCTGGAAGACCTGGCCGGCGACCAGCGCAGGGTACGCGGCGAAGGCCATCGGAGCACGCTCCAGACGCGGGGCGATCAGGCCGAAGCCCACTTCGACGCGGGCCACCACGATCAGGCGATCGCCCTACAGGAACGCCTCGTCGCCGACGAACGGGACCTGCTCACCGCCGGTGACGAGCTACTGGTGCTCCACCGGGCCTCGCTGACCAGGATGTACGTGCTGGCCGGCCGTCACTCCGAGGCCCGCACGCTGGCCGCGTCCGTCGACGCCGATCTCGATGGAGATCGCAACCAGAGCATGTGGCGCGTGATCCAGCAGCAGATGGCGAGCATCGCGCTCCACAAACGGCTGAGCACGGATGACCCGACCGACGACGACCTCTCCGCGTTGATCGCCGTGCACGGCAGTGACGATCCCACCGTCCTACGTTTCCGCTACCGTCTGGCCATCGCGCACGGCACAGCAGGTGATCCCGCCCGCGCGGCGACCGAGTTCACGGAGATCGTCGGCGACTTCACGAAGGTGTTCGGCGCCGACCACGAGGACACCTTGTTCACCCGGTCCTATCAGGCTTACTGGCGCGCCGAGGCGGGCGACCCGGCCGGTTCGATCGTCGCGCTCGAGCGGTTGATGACCGACGTCCGCAGAGTCCTGGGCGACGAGCACACGCTCCAGTTGAGTTCGCGGATCCTGCTCGCCAAGCTGCGCGGCAGAACAGGCGGAGACCCGGCGGCGACCGCGGCCGAGTTCGCCGTGCTCGTGCCGCTGGCGCGCGTCCGTTGGGGGCCCGACCATCCCGACACTCTGGCGACGGCGGAGGGCCTCGCGCGCTGGCGGGGTGAGGCTGGCGATCCGGCCGGCGCGATCGCCGTCGCCGCGGACCTGCTCAGCCGCCGGATGGTCACGCTGGGCCCGGATCATCCGGCGACACTGAGCGTTCGCGTCATGCTGGCGCGTTGGCAGGGTGAGGCGGGCGATCCTGTCGGCGCGCTGCTCGCCATCGAGTCGGTGCTGGTCGAACTGGTCCGCGTCCTCGGGCCGGCCCACCGCTTGACGGCGACGGCACGGGTGATCCGCGCGCGCTGGCTTAGGGAGACCGGCGACGCGGCCGGTGCCGCGACAGAGCTCCTCGCGCTCATCCCGCTGCACACCGACCTGTTCGGCCCCGACCACGAGGAAGTCTGGACGATCCAGCACAATGCGGCGCTCTGGCACCTGGAGGTGGACGATGCCGAGCGCGCGATCCTGATCGGGACCGAGCTGCTCGCGAGCAAGGAGCGCGCGCTGGGGCCAAGCCATCGCTCCACGTTGGAGTCGCTGGGCGAACTCGCCGCGTGGCACGGCCACGCCGGCCGCCCGCGCCAAGCAGCGGCCGAGCTCGCCGAGCTGCTGCCCGTGGTGATCGACGCGCTCGGACCCGAAGACGAGATCACCTACGCGGTCCGCGGGGCCTATGCCCGATGGTGCGGGGAAGCGGGCGACACGGCGATCGCGATGCTCACCGAGCTGCTGCCCGAGATTCAGCGAGCACTCGGCCCGGACCACTATCGGACCCGAGCGGTAGCCGAGCGCCTGGAAGAGTTCCAGGGACGTGCCGACCAGCCCGCCGACGCCTGA